GCCGGCGCCGTCCTCGTGGATATAGATGGGATGCCGCTCGGGTTGGAAGGGGCCCACCCCGGCCTCCGGCTGGAACCAGTACATGACCTGCCGCTCGACGGTGAACGGCACACCGAGGTCGGCGAGGAGTTCCGGAGCCCAGGCCCCGGGGCAGACGACGAGCCGCCCGGCGGTATAGGAACCCTCCTCCGTCGTCACTCGCACTCCGCCGTCGGGCAACGCCTGCCATCGCAGTACCGGCTCGTTGTAGCGGAGGTCGGCGCCGTGCCGCCCCGCCAGCTCGAGGTGAGCGGACACGGTCGCCTCGGGGCGAACGAAGCCCGCTTTGGCCTCGAAGAGCGCCACCTCCTCGTCCTGCGGGCTGAAGGTGGGGAAGCGGCGACGCAGCTCGCTTGCGTCGAGGATCTCGTGCGGCAGGTCCCACTCGCGCGAAGCGCGCAGACTGCCGGCGAAGGTGTGGCTCTCCGGCCGGCCGACAAACACTCCGCCGGTGAGCGAAATGATCTCCCGTTCGGCATCGCGTTCCAGCTTCTCCCACAGCTCGTACGCTCGAAGCAGGAGCGGCACGTAGGACGGATCCTCGAAATACGACTGCCGGGTGATGCGCGAGCCGCCGTGGCTGGACCCGCGGTCGTGCGCCGGCCCGAACTGCTCCAGACCGAGCACGCGCTGCCCCCGCGCGGCCAGGTGGTAGGCGGCGCTGCTACCCATCCCACCAAGCCCCACGACGATGACGTCATGGACCGCCATTTCTACGCCTCCAGCCCGCGTGCCTCATCGACCAGGACGCTACACGCCCGGCACGCGGCTGCCGAACAAGATCCAAACGGCGCCCCCCGCATCGGGAAACGACCGCTGAGTTGGTGAAGCCGCGGGGAATTGATCTGCCGCACATCCTGACCGCGCGGCTTGGCGGACGCCTCATACCACCGCACAGTCCGCGCCGAACCTCTTTGTCCGTACCTTGTTGCGCACCGCGCGCAGGGTGCTACGACTGGCCGAGAGGCGGGAACCGCAGAACCGCAGCTCCTAGTCCGGCGCGGGCTGGTCCTGACGCCTGACCGTCTGGTTACCGCTCCGGGCCTGCGCTAGCGCACTGGACCGGCCGGCAGGACGGGGCGAATCGGTGGCAAGACGTGATGTGACGCATCTTGTGAACAAGGGTGAGGCCACGCATCGAGCGACGTTCCTGGAGCTCTTCTTCGACCTGGTCTTCGTCTTCGCGTTCAACCGGATCACCGCTCGGGCGGTCGGGGAATTCGCCACCGATCCCGGCAAACGGGGCGTGATTCTTAGCGACGTCGGGAAGACTGTCGTCCTGCTGCTTGCGCTCTGGTCCATCTGGCACGTCACGGCCTGGACCACCAGCCGGTACGACCCGCGCAACGAGACGATTCAGCTGGTGGTCATCGTGCGGCTGATAGCCGCAATGGTGATGGGCGTGGCGATAACGGGGGCGTTCAGCGACCGGGGCCTCGCCTTCGCCGCCGCCTACGTGACCGCACAGGTGTTACATCCCCTGGTCCTAGCGATCATGCTTCGCGGTTCGGAGCGTAAGAATCTCAAGCTGCGGATGTTGATCACGTTCAGTATCACCGGGATCTTGTGGATCGTCGGCGCGCTGGTGCCGCCAGGATGGGGTCGGGGTGTCCTTTGGGCGCTTGCCCTGAGCATCGAGTTTGGGTCCGCGCGACTCGGCTGGCCGGTGCCCGGCCTGGGCCGCTCTCCCACCTGGAAGTGGGACCTCTCGGGCGAGCATCTGGCCGACCGCTACCAGTCGTTTTTCCTCATCGCCCTCGGCGAGACGGTGCTGGTGGCCGGCCTGACCTACAGCGGCGAACGCGTCAGTGCCGGCCGGACGATCGCGTTTGCGGCGGCGCTGGCCACCACGGTGCTGTTCTGGCGAATCTACTTTTACCGGGCCGGCCAGATCCTGCCGGAGGCGGTGAGCAAGGCAAAGCAGCCCGCCATATTCGGCCGGTCGACCGCCGACTCACACATGATCATGCTAGCCGGCATCGTGGCGACCTCCATCGGCTACGAACTCACCATCGACCATCCGTACGGGGAGGTGCCGCCGCCGTGGCTCGCGGTGGTTCTCGGCGGACCAGCGCTGTTCATGATCGGGCGGTCGCGCCTGGAGCACGAGGTGTTCGACCGAGTATCGCCCGCCCGGATCGTCGTGCTGGTCGTGTTGGTCGCTCTCTTCCCGGTCTTGATGCCGACGAGACCGCTGGTCGGACTCGTCGCCGCCACCCTGGTGCTCGCCGGGGCTGCGATCGCCGACTGGCGGCGGGCACGAGGGGCGCCCCCCGAGCCGGCAAAGCCAGGCAAATAGGAAGCTGGGTTTCTGACGTGATTGGACTGCCGGACGCGTCTGTCACCGTCGCTACACGTCGTAACTACCTCATGGCGGTCGGCCCGTACCGGGTTCGGGCGGCCCCGGTGCTCAGCGCCCAGTAGCGGTCGCCGAACGACCAGTGCCACCATTCGGTCGGGTAGTTGACCATGCCGGCAGACGACAGCGCCCGGCCCAGGATGCCGCGATTGGTGCGGGCCCGCGGGGAGATGTGGGGTGATCCGGTGAAGCAGGCGTTGGCGCTGTCCACCGGGCTGGCGTTGACGATCGTGCCCAGGTCCAGTTCGATCCCATCGGCCGTGCAGAGCGTGAGGTCGACCGTCCCGCCGGTGCTGTGCGGAGCCACCTCGGGCGGCGAGACGTACTTGCTGGCCTCCACGTGCCGGCGCGCCGAGTCCCACTCCGGGTACCTGCGACGCAGTTCGTCCTGGTAGCTCTCGAAGTAGGTCGTCTGCAGGCTGAGCGGCCGGTACCCCTCGATGACCAGCAGCCGCAGCCCTCCGGGCAGGGTCCGCTGGACGGCGAGCAGACGCTGCACCGTCGCCTCGCGCAGGTGCGCGTACGCGCCGGCCTCGTCGGCCAGCCGGTCGTCCACCCGAAGGTCGGCGACCTGGCGTACGTCGACCAGGGCCTCCCCGTTGTCGCCGAGCGGGATGGCCGAGATTCGCCGATCAGACAGCAGGATCATGACCGGTACCGCCCAGCGGCATCGATGATCGCGCTGGCCACGGCCGTGGCCGCCTGGGTCCGGCCGTGTCGACGGGCGGCGTTGGCCAACTCCTGGCGTCGTTCCGGGTGGTCGAGCAGCACGATGATCTCCTCGTAGAGGCGGTGGGCGGAGGCGTCGGGGCCGGCGAGCATCCGGGAGGCACCGGCGTCGGCGAGGTGCCGGGCGGTCCGCCGCTGTTCGTCGCCGCCGGTGGGGATGAGCGGGATGAAGACGCATGCCTTGCCCAGGGCGGTGAGTTCGGCGACGGTGCCGGCGCCGCTGCGCGCGACCACGATGTCCGCGGCGCTCAGGACGTCGGGCAGCTCGCCGTGGACGTAGTCGACCACCCGGTACCTGCTGCGCAGGTGTTCCGGGAGGGCGGCCGCGACCTGCCGCATCCGGTCGAGGGAGTAGTCGCCGCACTGGTGCAGCACCTGACATTTCGCCAGGAGTCCGGGGAGGATGTCGGCGATCAGGTTGTTGACCTGGACGGCGCCCTGGGCGCCGCCGGTGACGTACACCAGCGGCAGGCGCGGATCCAGGTGGTACGCGGCGAGCGCCCGGTCGCGGTTGCCCGTGAGGATCTCGGGCCGGATCGGGTTGCCGGTGACCACCGCGCGGGTTCTCGCTCGGGCGGGCAGCTGGTCGATGGAAGACTCGTGACTCAGCAGGACTCGATCGGCGAGGCGGGCGAGGATCCGGTTCGCCAGCCCGAGCGTGAGGATCTGCTCGTGCATGACGAGAGGGCGGCGGGTCATCCAGGCGGCGATCCCGATCGGGACGGCGACGTATCCGCCGGTGGAGAAGACCACCTCGGGCCGGGTGCGCACCACGATCATGATGGCCTGGAAGATGCCGAGCGGCACGCGGAAGGCGTCGGCGACGTTGCGGGCCCACTCGTGCAGGTTCGGCGAGCGGCGCAGTTTGCCGGTGGTGATCGCCGTGAAGGGAATGCCCTCCTGCCGGGCGATTCTGGCCTCCAGTCCGTGGGCGACGCCCACCCAGCGGACGTCCGGTGCGGTGCCGGCTGCCGCTAGCCGGTCGCGGAGCGTACGGATCGTGGTCAGCGCCGGGTAGGTGTGCCCGCCGGTTCCCCCGCCCGTGACGATCATGCGGAGACCACGGAGACGTTCCGCGGTGTAGACGGCCATCAGCAGGGGCTCGGGCAGGGGGACGAGGTGTCGCGTCGGTGCAGTGCGCCCTGGATGAGGAGGTCGAGCAGTGCGGAGAAGCCGACGCCGGCCCGCTGCCAGATCTGCGGGTACTGGGA
This sequence is a window from Micromonospora sp. NBRC 110009. Protein-coding genes within it:
- a CDS encoding UDP-N-acetylglucosamine--N-acetylmuramyl-(pentapeptide) pyrophosphoryl-undecaprenol N-acetylglucosamine transferase, with protein sequence MAVYTAERLRGLRMIVTGGGTGGHTYPALTTIRTLRDRLAAAGTAPDVRWVGVAHGLEARIARQEGIPFTAITTGKLRRSPNLHEWARNVADAFRVPLGIFQAIMIVVRTRPEVVFSTGGYVAVPIGIAAWMTRRPLVMHEQILTLGLANRILARLADRVLLSHESSIDQLPARARTRAVVTGNPIRPEILTGNRDRALAAYHLDPRLPLVYVTGGAQGAVQVNNLIADILPGLLAKCQVLHQCGDYSLDRMRQVAAALPEHLRSRYRVVDYVHGELPDVLSAADIVVARSGAGTVAELTALGKACVFIPLIPTGGDEQRRTARHLADAGASRMLAGPDASAHRLYEEIIVLLDHPERRQELANAARRHGRTQAATAVASAIIDAAGRYRS
- a CDS encoding low temperature requirement protein A; translation: MARRDVTHLVNKGEATHRATFLELFFDLVFVFAFNRITARAVGEFATDPGKRGVILSDVGKTVVLLLALWSIWHVTAWTTSRYDPRNETIQLVVIVRLIAAMVMGVAITGAFSDRGLAFAAAYVTAQVLHPLVLAIMLRGSERKNLKLRMLITFSITGILWIVGALVPPGWGRGVLWALALSIEFGSARLGWPVPGLGRSPTWKWDLSGEHLADRYQSFFLIALGETVLVAGLTYSGERVSAGRTIAFAAALATTVLFWRIYFYRAGQILPEAVSKAKQPAIFGRSTADSHMIMLAGIVATSIGYELTIDHPYGEVPPPWLAVVLGGPALFMIGRSRLEHEVFDRVSPARIVVLVVLVALFPVLMPTRPLVGLVAATLVLAGAAIADWRRARGAPPEPAKPGK
- the solA gene encoding N-methyl-L-tryptophan oxidase, giving the protein MGSSAAYHLAARGQRVLGLEQFGPAHDRGSSHGGSRITRQSYFEDPSYVPLLLRAYELWEKLERDAEREIISLTGGVFVGRPESHTFAGSLRASREWDLPHEILDASELRRRFPTFSPQDEEVALFEAKAGFVRPEATVSAHLELAGRHGADLRYNEPVLRWQALPDGGVRVTTEEGSYTAGRLVVCPGAWAPELLADLGVPFTVERQVMYWFQPEAGVGPFQPERHPIYIHEDGAGTQIYGFPAIDGPGGGAKVAFFRRGQVCTPETIDRQVHPEEIQDMREHLAGVLPALPGRLLRAATCMYTNTPDQHFVIATHPEHPQVTVACGFSGHGFKFVPVVGEILADLATSGSTPHPTSLFDPRRDFQGRV
- a CDS encoding M15 family metallopeptidase; its protein translation is MILLSDRRISAIPLGDNGEALVDVRQVADLRVDDRLADEAGAYAHLREATVQRLLAVQRTLPGGLRLLVIEGYRPLSLQTTYFESYQDELRRRYPEWDSARRHVEASKYVSPPEVAPHSTGGTVDLTLCTADGIELDLGTIVNASPVDSANACFTGSPHISPRARTNRGILGRALSSAGMVNYPTEWWHWSFGDRYWALSTGAARTRYGPTAMR